A region of Neovison vison isolate M4711 chromosome 7, ASM_NN_V1, whole genome shotgun sequence DNA encodes the following proteins:
- the PRX gene encoding periaxin isoform X3: MEARSRSAEELRRAELVEIIVETEAQTGVSGINVAGGGKEGIFVRELREDSPAARSLSLQEGDQLLSARVFFENFKYEDALRLLQCAEPYKVSFCLKRTVPTGDLALRPGTVAGYEIKGPRAKVAKLNIQSLSPVKKKKMVMPGALGAPADLAPVDVEFSFPKFSRLRRGLKAEAPKGPVPAAPARRRLQLPRLRVREVAEEAQAARLAAAAPPPRKAKVEAEVAAGARFTAPQVELVGPRLPGAEVGVSQVSAPKGLGEVALHLPSLGLGAPAAPAVEPVALGIQVPQVELPTLPSLPTLPTLPCLETREGAVAVTVPTLDVAAPAVGVDLALPGVEVEARGEVPEVALKMPRLSFPRFGTRAKEVAEAKVVKGSPEARVKGPRLRMPTFGLSLLEPRPAAAETAVESKLKLPTIKMPSFGLGVSAPEVKVPKGPEVKLPKVAEMAVPEVRLPDIQLPKVPEMKLPKVPEMAVPEVQLPDVQLPKVPEMKLPEMKLPKVPEMAVPEVRLPDVQLPKVPEMKLPEMKLPKVPEMAVPEVRLPDVQLPKVPEMKLPEMKLPKVPEMAVPDVQLPEVGLPKVSEMRLPKVPEMAVPEVRLPDVQLPKVPEMKLPEMKLPEMKLPEIKLPKVPEMAVPDVHLPEVQLPKVSEMRLPEMQVPKVPEVHLLKAPEVKLPKALEVQLKAEQAEGMEFGFKMPKMTMPKLGRAESPSRGKAGEAGAEVSGKRVTLPCLQPEVGPEARVGVSTLTLPSVELDLPRALSLEGQVPAAEVGKVERAEGAGVAAGVGEVAFRMPSVEIVTPQLPTVEVEEGRLEVTEMKVKPSSKFSLPKFGLSGPKVPRAEAEGAERATKLKVSKFAISLPKARAGTEVEVKGAGEAGLLPALDLSIPQLSLDARLPTGKVEVAGADVKVKGPRFALPKFGVRGRDAEAGELAPGVAELESKGWGWDGKVKMPKLKMPSFGLARGKEAEIQGGRVSPGEKPESVAGQLKIPEVELVTLGAQEEGRAEGAVAVGGVQLSGPQVSMTRPAGTEGQEGALRMPLGISLPQVELSGFGEAGLGTTAGPQVKGAAQSVEGTAGYRVQVPQVTLSLPGAQVAGGELLVGEGVFKMPAVSVPQVELDVGLGREAQVGEAATGEGGLRLKMPTLGARAEAGEEGPGDQSPGAERTFHLSLPDVEISPPTVGGHAEYQVAEGDGEAGHKLKVRLPRFGLVRAKEGVEEVEKTKSPKLRLPRVGFSQSEAVPGENSPSPEEEEEEGGGEGASGRRGRVRVRLPRVGLATPSKASRGQEGEAAPKSPSGEKSPKFRFPRVSLSPKARSGSGDQEEGGFRVRLPSVGFSDTGAPGPARMEGAQAAVV; encoded by the exons ATGGAGGCCAGGAGCCGGAGTGCTGAG GAGCTGAGGCGGGCGGAGTTGGTGGAGATCATCGTGGAGACCGAGGCGCAGACCGGGGTCAGCGGCATCAACGTAGCAGGCGGCGGCAAGGAGGGAATCTTTGTCCGCGAGCTTCGGGAGGACTCGCCCGCGGCCAGGAGTCTCAGCCTGCAGGAAG GAGACCAACTACTGAGCGCCCGTGTATTCTTCGAGAACTTCAAGTACGAGGACGCACTACGTCTGCTGCAATGTGCCGAGCCTTACAAGGTCTCCTTCTGCTTGAAGCGCACTGTGCCCACCGGGGACCTGGCGCTGCGGCCTGGCACCGTGGCCGGCTACGAGATCAAGGGCCCACGGGCCAAGGTGGCCAAGCTG aacATCCAGAGTCTGTCCCctgtgaagaagaagaagatggtgATGCCCGGGGCCCTGGGGGCCCCTGCAGACCTGGCCCCTGTTGACGTCGAATTCTCCTTTCCCAAGTTCTCCCGTCTGCGTCGGGGCCTCAAAGCCGAGGCTCCCAAGGGTCCCGTCCCAGCTGCCCCAGCCCGCCGGCGCCTCCAGCTGCCTCGGCTGCGCGTCCGAGAAGTGGCAGAAGAGGCCCAGGCAGCCCGGCTGGCCgctgctgctcctcccccaagGAAAGCCAAAGTGGAGGCTGAGGTGGCAGCAGGAGCCCGTTTCACAGCCCCTCAGGTGGAGCTGGTTGGGCCCCGGCTGCCAGGCGCCGAGGTGGGTGTCTCCCAGGTCTCAGCCCCCAAGGGGCTGGGAGAGGTGGCCCTCCACCTGCCAAGCCTTGGACTAGGAGCCCCCGCTGCCCCTGCCGTGGAGCCTGTGGCCCTAGGGATCCAGGTCCCGCAAGTGGAGCTGCCCACCTTGCCATCGCTCCCCACTCTGCCTACACTTCCCTGCCTGGAGACCCGGGAAGGGGCTGTGGCTGTGACGGTGCCCACTCTGGATGTGGCAGCGCCTGCCGTAGGGGTGGACCTGGCCTTGCCAGGTGTGGAGGTGGAGGCCCGAGGAGAGGTGCCTGAGGTGGCCCTGAAGATGCCCCGCCTCAGTTTcccccgattcgggactcgagcAAAGGAAGTCGCCGAGGCCAAGGTGGTCAAGGGCAGCCCCGAGGCCAGGGTGAAGGGGCCCAGACTTCGGATGCCCACCTTTGGGCTTTCGCTCCTGGAGCCCCGGCCGGCTGCTGCCGAAACTGCTGTCGAGAGCAAGCTGAAGCTGCCCACCATCAAGATGCCCTCGTTTGGCCTTGGGGTCTCGGCCCCTGAGGTCAAGGTGCCCAAAGGGCCTGAGGTGAAGCTCCCGAAGGTTGCGGAGATGGCCGTGCCAGAGGTGCGGCTCCCTGACATTCAGCTCCCCAAAGTCCCTGAGATGAAGCTCCCGAAGGTGCCAGAGATGGCCGTGCCAGAGGTGCAGCTACCCGACGTGCAGCTCCCCAAAGTCCCCGAGATGAAGCTCCCCGAGATGAAGCTCCCGAAG GTGCCAGAGATGGCCGTGCCCGAGGTGCGGCTCCCCGACGTGCAGCTCCCCAAAGTCCCCGAGATGAAGCTCCCCGAGATGAAGCTCCCGAAGGTGCCAGAGATGGCCGTGCCCGAGGTGCGGCTCCCCGATGTGCAGCTCCCCAAAGTCCCCGAGATGAAGCTCCCTGAGATGAAGCTCCCGAAGGTGCCAGAGATGGCCGTGCCAGATGTGCAACTCCCAGAGGTGGGGCTCCCCAAAGTGTCAGAGATGAGGCTCCCGAAGGTGCCGGAGATGGCCGTCCCTGAGGTGCGGCTCCCCGACGTGCAGCTGCCAAAAGTCCCTGAGATGAAGCTCCCCGAGATGAAGCTCCCTGAGATGAAACTGCCAGAGATAAAACTCCCCAAGGTGCCCGAGATGGCTGTGCCCGACGTCCACCTCCCGGAGGTGCAGCTGCCAAAGGTGTCAGAGATGCGACTGCCAGAAATGCAGGTGCCCAAGGTCCCAGAGGTGCATCTTCTGAAGGCGCCCGAGGTGAAGCTGCCCAAGGCTCTGGAGGTGCAGCTAAAAGCCGAACAGGCAGAGGGGATGGAATTTGGTTTCAAGATGCCCAAGATGACCATGCCCAAGCTAGGGAGGGCAGAGTCTCCATCGCGAGGCAAGGCAGGCGAGGCAGGGGCTGAGGTCTCTGGGAAGCGGGTGACACTGCCCTGTCTGCAGCCAGAGGTAGGTCCCGAGGCGCGTGTGGGTGTCTCCACTCTCACACTACCCTCCGTGGAACTAGACCTGCCGAGGGCCCTCAGCCTGGAGGGGCAGGTCCCAGCAGCCGAAGTGGGCAAGGTGGAGCGGGCAGAGGGCGCTGGGGTGGCCGCAGGGGTCGGGGAAGTGGCCTTCCGAATGCCCTCTGTTGAAATCGTCACGCCACAGCTGCCCACTGTGGAAGTAGAGGAAGGGCGGCTCGAGGTGACGGAGATGAAAGTCAAGCCCTCCTCCAAGTTCTCCCTGCCCAAGTTTGGACTCTCGGGGCCCAAGgtgcccagggcagaggctgagGGGGCTGAGCGAGCCACCAAGCTGAAGGTGTCCAAGTTCGCCATCTCACTCCCCAAGGCCCGAGCGGGGACTGAGGTTGAGGTgaaaggggcaggggaggcaggcctgCTGCCTGCCCTCGATCTGTCTATCCCGCAGCTCAGCCTGGACGCCCGTCTGCCCACAGGCAAGGTGGAGGTGGCAGGGGCTGATGTCAAGGTCAAGGGGCCGAGGTTTGCCCTGCCCAAGTTTGGGGTCAGGGGCCGGGATGCTGAGGCGGGAGAACTAGCGCCAGGGGTGGCCGAGTTGGAGAGCAAGGGCTGGGGTTGGGATGGGAAGGTGAAGATGCCCAAGTTGAAGATGCCCTCCTTTGGGCTGGCTCGGGGAAAGGAAGCTGAAATCCAGGGTGGGCGTGTCAGCCCAGGAGAAAAGCCCGAGTCCGTGGCTGGGCAGCTTAAGATCCCTGAGGTGGAGCTGGTCACCCTGGGGgcccaggaggaagggagggctgaGGGGGCTGTAGCTGTGGGTGGGGTACAGCTCTCAGGCCCGCAAGTGTCCATGACCAGGCCGGCAGGCACTGAGGGCCAGGAGGGGGCGCTGAGGATGCCCCTAGGCATCTCCCTGCCCCAGGTGGAGCTATCTGGCTTTGgggaggctggcctgggcacCACCGCTGGACCACAGGTCAAGGGCGCAGCCCAGTCAGTGGAGGGCACAGCAGGCTACAGGGTCCAGGTGCCTCAGGTGACTTTGTCTCTGCCTGGAGCCCAGGTGGCAGGTGGCGAGCTGTTGGTAGGTGAGGGCGTCTTCAAGATGCCTGCTGTGTCGGTGCCCCAGGttgagctggatgtgggactggGCCGAGAGGCGCAGGTGGGTGAGGCAGCCACAGGTGAGGGGGGCTTGAGGCTGAAGATGCCCACACTGGGGGCCAGAGCTGAGGCTGGGGAAGAGGGGCCTGGAGACCAGTCCCCAGGGGCCGAGCGCACCTTCCATCTCTCACTACCCGACGTGGAGATCTCCCCACCTACCGTGGGCGGTCATGCTGAGTACCAGGTGGCAGAGGGCGACGGGGAGGCCGGACACAAGCTCAAGGTGCGGCTGCCCCGATTTGGCCTGGTTCGGGCCAAGGAGGGAGTTGAGGAGGTTGAGAAGACCAAGAGCCCCAAACTCAGGCTGCCACGAGTAGGCTTCAGCCAGAGCGAGGCAGTCCCTGGGGAGAACTCCCCCagccctgaggaggaggaggaggagggcggcGGGGAAGGGGCCTCTGGGCGCCGAGGCAGAGTCCGGGTCCGCTTGCCCCGCGTGGGCCTGGCCACCCCGTCTAAGGCCTCTCGGGGCCAGGAGGGCGAGGCAGCCCCCAAGTCCCCTAGTGGGGAGAAGTCACCCAAGTTCCGCTTCCCCCGGGTGTCCCTAAGCCCCAAGGCCCGGAGTGGGAGTGGGGACCAGGAAGAGGGTGGATTCCGGGTTCGgctgcccagtgtggggttttcAGACACAGGGGCTCCAGGCCCTGCCAGGATGGAGGGGGCTCAGGCTGCTGTCGTCTAA